The Bacillus sp. Marseille-Q1617 genome has a segment encoding these proteins:
- a CDS encoding cation-translocating P-type ATPase, which yields MKYHEMRQEDIEKSLNTDYTNGLSEEDVSKRRKQFGYNQLEEAEKQSNLLLFFSQFKDFMVLVLLAATLISGLLGEYIDAVAIIAIVLINGFLGFFQERKAEKSLQALKELSAPQVTVLREGSWVKVLSREVIVGDIMRFGSGDRIGADVRLIDANNLEIEESALTGESVPVSKSTSPVAGDHISLGDLENMAFMGTMVTRGNGVGVVTAIGMKTAMGQIADMLQKAESMVTPLQRRLEELGKILITVALILTALVVGVGVIQGHDIYTMFLAGVSLAVAAIPEGLPAIVTVALSLGVQRMIKKKAIVRKLPAVETLGCASVICSDKTGTLTQNKMTVTHLWSGGRNWSVTGTGYEPDGQFYSGEERVSPHNQKALNQLLTFGMLCNHAELVTRDDSFAVDGDPTEGALLVAGIKAGLNREALLQKFKIVKEFPFDSTRKMMSVIVIDQNGKQFSVTKGAPDVLAANSESILWDDKLQFKTGDLSQRVDNAISEMSSNALRNIAIGYKPLNGVKAESLSEKDVEEGITFIGLQGMIDPPRPEVKQAVRECKAAGIKTVMITGDHLLTAKAIAAQLGILKRNDKVLDGKALNEMDVEELQEVVEDVSVFARVSPEHKLKIVKALQNRGHVVAMTGDGVNDAPAIKSADIGVAMGITGTDVAKESSSLVLLDDNFATIKSAIQEGRNIYENIRKFIRYLLASNVGEILVMLFAMLLALPLPLVPIQILWVNLVTDGLPAMALGLDKPEDDVMKRKPRNMNEGVFARGLGWKVVSRGFLIGLVTLLAFILAYKAHPDHLAYAQTVAFATLVMAQLIHVFDCRSEVSVFSRNPFGNMYLVWAVISSLVLMLLVIYIPSLQPIFHTVPIELKDWMLILGLSSLPTFLLAGSFFARKK from the coding sequence ATGAAATATCATGAGATGAGACAGGAAGATATAGAAAAGTCATTGAACACCGATTATACCAATGGATTGTCAGAAGAAGATGTATCTAAAAGAAGAAAACAATTCGGTTATAACCAGCTTGAAGAAGCAGAGAAACAATCAAATCTATTATTGTTCTTCAGCCAATTTAAAGACTTCATGGTGCTTGTGTTGCTCGCAGCCACACTCATTTCGGGACTGCTGGGTGAATATATTGATGCGGTCGCTATCATTGCCATCGTGCTTATTAATGGATTCCTCGGATTCTTCCAGGAAAGGAAAGCCGAAAAATCACTTCAGGCACTCAAAGAGCTGTCAGCTCCCCAAGTGACAGTATTGAGAGAGGGAAGCTGGGTGAAAGTCCTTTCCAGGGAAGTGATTGTAGGGGATATCATGCGCTTTGGAAGCGGTGACCGCATTGGAGCGGACGTCCGCTTGATCGATGCAAATAATTTAGAAATTGAAGAGTCAGCGTTGACCGGGGAATCCGTACCTGTATCGAAGTCCACCTCTCCAGTCGCGGGCGACCATATCAGTCTTGGAGATTTAGAGAATATGGCTTTTATGGGAACGATGGTCACAAGAGGGAATGGCGTCGGAGTTGTAACGGCAATTGGAATGAAGACCGCGATGGGGCAGATTGCCGACATGCTTCAAAAGGCGGAATCAATGGTCACCCCGTTACAAAGGAGACTGGAAGAATTAGGTAAAATACTGATAACAGTTGCGTTGATTCTCACAGCATTGGTTGTGGGAGTGGGCGTGATACAAGGGCATGATATCTATACCATGTTCCTGGCGGGTGTGTCACTGGCGGTAGCGGCCATTCCCGAGGGACTGCCAGCCATCGTGACAGTCGCTCTTTCACTCGGGGTACAGAGAATGATCAAAAAGAAAGCGATTGTAAGAAAGCTCCCAGCTGTGGAAACTCTGGGGTGCGCCTCTGTCATTTGCTCGGATAAAACCGGCACTCTCACTCAGAATAAAATGACTGTCACCCATCTCTGGAGCGGAGGCAGAAACTGGTCCGTGACGGGTACCGGGTATGAACCTGATGGGCAATTTTACAGTGGGGAGGAAAGGGTCTCACCTCACAATCAAAAAGCACTCAATCAATTACTCACATTTGGGATGCTGTGCAATCATGCAGAACTTGTCACCCGGGATGACAGCTTTGCAGTAGATGGTGATCCCACTGAAGGAGCTCTTCTGGTAGCAGGGATAAAAGCTGGGTTAAACCGGGAAGCTTTGTTACAAAAGTTTAAAATCGTAAAAGAGTTTCCATTTGATTCGACACGGAAGATGATGAGCGTCATCGTAATCGATCAAAATGGAAAACAATTTTCGGTAACGAAGGGTGCACCGGACGTGCTGGCAGCCAATAGTGAGTCAATCCTCTGGGATGACAAGCTGCAGTTCAAAACTGGTGATTTATCACAAAGGGTAGATAATGCAATCAGTGAAATGTCATCAAATGCACTGCGCAATATTGCTATAGGTTACAAGCCTTTGAATGGGGTGAAGGCTGAATCTTTGAGTGAAAAAGATGTGGAAGAAGGAATCACATTCATCGGACTTCAAGGAATGATCGATCCGCCAAGGCCGGAAGTAAAACAAGCTGTCAGGGAGTGTAAGGCTGCGGGCATCAAAACAGTCATGATCACAGGGGATCATCTGTTGACCGCTAAAGCCATCGCTGCTCAGTTAGGGATCTTAAAAAGAAATGACAAGGTGCTGGATGGAAAAGCGTTGAATGAAATGGATGTCGAAGAACTTCAGGAAGTCGTAGAAGATGTATCTGTATTCGCGCGCGTCTCTCCGGAGCATAAATTGAAAATTGTAAAGGCATTACAAAACAGGGGCCATGTCGTTGCGATGACAGGTGATGGGGTGAATGATGCCCCTGCGATCAAGTCAGCTGATATCGGAGTGGCGATGGGGATTACTGGTACTGATGTTGCCAAGGAATCGTCTTCCCTGGTCCTGCTCGATGATAATTTTGCAACGATCAAATCTGCCATTCAGGAAGGCCGCAATATATATGAAAACATCAGGAAATTCATCAGATATCTGCTTGCATCCAATGTAGGGGAGATCCTCGTCATGTTATTTGCGATGCTGCTGGCATTACCGCTTCCTCTTGTTCCCATTCAAATCCTTTGGGTCAATCTCGTCACAGACGGGCTTCCTGCCATGGCACTCGGACTTGATAAGCCTGAAGATGATGTGATGAAGAGAAAGCCGAGGAATATGAATGAAGGGGTATTTGCCAGAGGATTGGGTTGGAAAGTCGTTTCAAGGGGTTTCTTGATCGGGCTGGTTACATTGCTTGCGTTCATCCTTGCTTACAAAGCGCACCCTGATCATCTTGCTTATGCTCAAACCGTCGCCTTTGCTACATTAGTAATGGCACAATTGATCCATGTGTTCGACTGCCGGAGTGAAGTGTCGGTTTTCTCAAGGAATCCATTCGGGAATATGTATTTGGTCTGGGCCGTCATCTCGTCACTTGTCCTGATGCTTCTGGTCATTTACATTCCGTCCCTTCAGCCGATCTTCCACACGGTTCCAATAGAATTGAAGGATTGGATGTTGATCCTCGGTCTCAGCTCTTTGCCGACCTTTTTATTGGCAGGGTCATTTTTTGCAAGAAAAAAATAG